The genome window TATTGACGCATGGCGAAGGTTTAGCGCGTCCGCGCCGCGTCGAGAATGCCCTGACGGGTTACATTTCCCCCGGCCAAGCCTTTGCGGACCCGTCACGCGGCCCCTATATATTGCCCGCTGGGGAGCGTCGCTTCCCGACAGATGGGGGATGCACATGTCGCGTTTCTTCGCGCTGAGGCGCGGATCGCTGTTTTCTCTTGCGCTTGCGGCGCTGTTGGCGCTCGCGCCCGCCATCGCCGAAGCGCGGATGGGCGGCGGCGGCAGCTTTGGCAGCCGCGGCTCGCGCAGCTGGTCGGCCCCGCCGTCGACCCGAACGATGCCGGGCCAGGCCTCGCCCTTTGAGCGCAGCGTCACGCCGCGCGCCATCCCGGACGCGGCTGGGCCGCGGCAAGGCGCCTTTGGCGGCGCTTTCGGTCGCGGCATGCTCGGCGGTCTTGCCGGCGGCCTGCTGGGCGCCGGCCTCTTCGGCCTGTTGACGGGCCACGGCCTCTTCGGCGGCATGATGGGCTTCATGTCGATCATCGGCCTGCTGTTGCAGATCGCGCTGATCGTCTTCCTGGCCCGCATGGCCTTCAATTGGTGGACGCGCCGCAATGCGAACGCCATGGCGGGGGCGGGTCACCGTCCGAGCCCGGGCTTCACGTCGCCCTTTATGGCGCGCGCGCCTTTCGGCGCGGCGGGCTTCGGTTCGGGCGCCGCGCCGGAGGCGGCGATGGCGACGCCGATCAAAATCGCGGCCGAGGACTTCAACGCCTTCGAACGCCTGCTCGGCGAAGCGCAGGGCGCCTACAGCCGCGAGGACCTTGGCGCGCTGCGCGGCATGTCGACGCCGGAAATGGCCTCCTATTTCGACGACGAATTGGAGGACAACCGCCGCAAGGGCGTCATCAACCGCGTCTCGGACGTGAAATTGCTGCAGGGCGATCTGTCGGAGGCGTGGCGCGAGGGCGTCGACGAATACGCCACCGTCGCCATGCGCTTCGCGCTCAATGACGTGATCGAGGATCGCGCCACCGGCAAGCCCGTGCCCGGTTCGCCCGGGCCGACGGAGACGTCCGAGGCCTGGACCTTCCGCCGACCGGCGGGCGCCGGGCCGCAGGAGTGGAAGCTCTCGGCGATTCAGCAGGCGGCGTAAGTTCGCCATTGGCTGCAATCTTTTGCCCCTCCCGCAAGGGAGGGGCTTTTTTATTGCCGGGCCGGCGCGACGCGGCGTCTTGACCCTTTGACCGGCGTCCGCAATGTGCGTCGCGCTATGGAATCTGGAACTTTTAACGCGCGCGCCTCCGATGCTGCATGACCTTTCGTCGCTGCCGATCGACGACGCGCTGCCGGCGATCCGCGCCACGCTTGAGGCGTCGTCCAACCTCGTCGTCGTCGCGCCGCCCGGCGCCGGCAAGACGACTCGCATTCCGCTCGCGCTGCTCGGCGCCGAATGGGCCAAGGGCGGCAAGCTCATCCTGCTGGAGCCGCGGCGTCTCGCGGCCCGCGCGGCGGCCAGCCGCATGGCCGCGACGCTCGGCGAGAGCGTCGGCGAAACGATCGGCCTGCGGATGCGCCTCGAATCGAAAGTCTCGGCGCGAACCCGCGTCGAGGTCGTCACCGAAGGCGTGTTCGCGCGGATGATTCTCGACGATCCGGCGCTCGAGGGCGTCTCCGGCGTGCTGTTCGATGAATATCACGAACGCTCGCTCGACGCCGATCTCTGTCTTGCGCTGGCGCTCGACGCCCAGGCGGGACTGCGCGACGATCTGCGGCTCATCGCCATGTCGGCGACGCTCGACGGCGCCCGCGTCGCCGCCCTGATGGACGCCAAGACAATCGAGAGCCAGGGTCGCGCCTTCGACGTCGAGACGCGCTATCTTGGCCGCGACGCGGATGCGCGCATCGAAGACGCGATGACGCGCGCGATCCTGCGGGCGTTGCGCGAAGAGCGGGGCTCGATTCTCGCGTTTCTGCCAGGGCAGGGCGAAATCATGCGCGTCGCGTCGCGTCTCGCCGAGTCGCGCCTGCCGGACGACATCGACGTCGCGCCGCTCTATGGCGCGCTCGATCGCGGCGAGCAGGACCTCGCCATCGCGCCGGCGCGGCCCGGCCGTCGCAAGATCGTGCTCGCCACGTCGATCGCGGAGACCTCCCTCACCATCGACGGCGTGCGCGTCGTCGTCGACAGTGGGCTGGCGCGCGTGCAGCGCTTCGAGCCCGATCTCGAATTGTCGCGGCTCGAGACCGTGCGCGCTGCGCGCGCCAGCGTCGATCAGCGCCGCGGCCGCGCCGGCCGCACCGAGCCCGGCGTCTGCTATCGCCTGTGGGACGAACCGCAGACGGCGGCGCTCCCGGCCTTCGCCGCGCCCGAAATTCTCGACGCCGATCTTTCAGGACTGGCGCTCGATCTCGCCGCCTGGGGCGTGAGCGATCCCGGCGATCTCAAATGGCTCGATCCGCCGCCGGCGCCCGCCTGGAAGGAGGCGGTCGCGCTCGATCGCGAACTCGGGGCGCTCGATGACGATGGGCGGCTGACCGACATGGGACGCGCCATGCGGGCGCTGCCGCTTGCGCCGCGTTTGGCGCGAATGGCGCTCGAGGCGGCGGGCCATGGCGAGGCGAAGCGCGCCGCCGAACTCGCCATGCTGCTTTCGGAGCGCGGGATCGGCGGCGCCGACGCCGACCTTTCGCATCGGCTCGAGCGCCTGCACGGCGAAAACGCCAAACGCGCGCGCGACGCCCTGCGCCTCGCTGCACAATGGGCGCGGCAGGCGATGGCGGCGGCAGGCGTTTTGCCCCCTCCTCAACCCTCCCCCGCTAACGCGGGAGAGGGAGTGGACTCGGCGCTTCATCGAGAGAGAGCGAAAGGCCGATCATTATCGTCCCCTCTCCCGCGAAGCGGAGGAGGGACAGGGAGGGGGCAGTTATCAGACGGCGCGCTGATTGCGCTCGCCTATCCTGACCGCATCGCGAAATCGCGCGGCGCGCGCGGCGAATTCCTGATGGCGAACGGCCGCGCAGCGATATTGCCGATCGAAGATCCGCTGTCGCGCGCGCCATTCCTCGCCGTCGCCGAGCTCACCGGCCGGGCGGCGCAGGCGCGCATCCTCGCGGCCTGCGCGCTCACTTCCGACGAGGTCGAGGCGATCGCAGCCGACCGCATCGAGACGCGCGATGAAACCATTTTTGATGCGGCGAGCGCGAGCCTGCGGCGCCGCGCGTTTCGGCGGCTTGGCGCGATACGTCTTTCCGAACGCAATCTGGCGGTCGAGGCGTCCGACGAAAACGCAAGGATGCTCGCGCGCGGCGTCGCGTCGCTCGGCGTCGCGCGCCTGCCATGGACGAAGGCGCAAATGCAGCGGCGCGACCGCGTCGACTTTTTGCGCCGCGCAGAGGGCGACGAATGGCCGGACCTCTCCGACGCCGCTCTGGCGGCAAGCGCCGACGACTGGCTTGCGCCTTTCATCCATGGGCGCGCGTCGCTCGCCGACATTTCGGCTGACGACCTCGAGGCGGCGCTCGCCGAGCTTCTTCCCTATGAGTTGTCGCGCAGGCTAGACGCCGAAGCGCCGGCCTATTTCGAAACGCCCGCCGGCGCGCGTCACGCGCTCGACTATTCGACCGAGAATGGGCCGATCCTCGCGGTGCGCGTGCAGGAGCTTTACGGCCTTTCGATTCACCCGACGCTTGCGCGCGGCCGCGCGCCCTTGACGCTTGAACTGCTCTCGCCGGCGCATCGGCCGATCCAGACGACGCGCGATCTGCCGAGCTTTTGGAAGGGCTCCTGGAGCGAGGTCAAGAAGGAGATGCGCGGACGCTACCCGCGCCATCTCTGGCCGGACGATCCGGCGGCCGCGCAGCCGACGACCCGCGCCAAGCCGCGGGGCGGGTGAGCCCTGCGGCCGGGCGAAGCGTGGAACCCTTATGGCGCGCTCGCGGTCGTGGCGCGCGCGGCGTCGCGCGGCAATCGCTCGATCGTCACTTTCGCTGTGCCGGTGTTGTTGTCGTAAAAAATTTGCTTGCGACCATCTAGGGACACATGCGCCGCGTCGTTGACGAAAAGGAATAGTTCTCCCGTATCGCTCGCAACGAATTCCGACACGAAGGTTTTGCGTGGAAACACCGAATCGCAGCTCTTGCCGTCGTAGGAGTAGCTGTCTCGCGCCCAAGCCGTCTTGGCGGCATCCAATTCGTCGGCGGGCAGCGGATCGATGCTCAGCGACAGGCCGCCGTCGACACAAGATTTCACACCGGGGTGATTGGCGCAAAAAGACTTATGTTCGGCTGTTTCGCTGTAATTCAGCGGGAGAACTGAGCATCTTCGCCCGCGCGGCGACAGAGCGCCGCCGCCGTCGATCGGGACCAGCGGCCACTCTGAAATCCCTCGTGCTCCGATGCGGGCGATGGGATGGAACCAAGCGGCTGAAGGCCAACGACGTAAGGCGACGCCGGCGGTCTGAACCCAACCTTTCGAATCGAAGCCGTAAGGATCGGTGAGCATCAGCTGATCAAGCCAGGGATCATCGCTCTTAGGGTCGATGCTGATCGTCAGGCGATAAACAGCGCCGTGCTCAAGCATCCAGCCGCTCGCCCAGCACGGATCGCTGGTCGTAAATCTTCCGCTTCCGCGCGATACCCATTCGGGCAGACTGGAACCTTCGCAGACGCTCCCGGATCCCGCGAGATAATTAAAGCCAATCCGATTGGCTGCGACGAGGACGGGGACGAATATGAAAGCGATCGCATAGATGTAACCCAATATTGCGCGGCTGACGCCCAGAACCGATCCTGCCCCAAATAAGTTTCTCAACTCGCGTACTATATTCGACGTTGGGCTCGGCGCACGCGTGGGACCTTCTTTTATCTTGTCGTTCTTAATGTTCCAGGCTAGGCGCGCGTGATAGCGGATCGCGTTCTGATACCAGTCACTCCTCTGGCGAAGAAGGAAATAGTACAGCCCCAGAGCTATGCAAAAAAATGGATGATTTAATGCGGTTTCCACATGGGCGTAGAGAAAGGTGGGCGTGAAGGACAGGATTATATCGCCGACGCCGCGCAGCACATTTTCGAAGCCTGACAGGAATCGCGACAGAGCGTCGCCAATAGGGCCGAGCACGCGCAGAAGCCACTGGAACGGGAGCGCGACTACCGAAATCTGGCTCCAAATGCCTTTATTAAAATCCTCGATCACCGGAGCAATCACCGGTAGGGCGAGCACCGTGATGAACAGGGCCACAAAGAAATAGTAACCTATTCGATTTAGCCACACATAGTTGAGAGCAATCTCCATTTCTACTGGGGCGGGAGTGCCAAGGCTCTCGATAGCTCCTTCTACAAGGCCAAGTTCTGGCTCAACACGGCGAACAGTCGTCGAATTGAATTCGGAGTCTACCTTCCTCGCGACCTCTTTCGGTTCGGTGTTGGGTCGTGTGATGAAGCCACTTGGCATCCAAACGGCGTATTGTTTGGTAATCAACAGGGGTTGATAGTCATAATTTGGGTCGACCAGCCGTTCGATGACCGAAAAATGAACGATAGGGTTACAATAGGGATTGCCCACCGCGTCATGAAGCGTGTTTACGCGTTGCGCCCATCGATAGATGCGCCCCGCACCTGAGCGAGAGCTATGTAATGGTCCGAAAGGCGTTGCAAGTTCATTGAATCTTTCCAGCGCTCCCGGGTGAAATTTCAGGACGCGTAAAGGGTCCTGTTCGACTGAGTTAAAGGCTTCTTGCAGCAACCAACATAGTGGCACATGTGCGGCCATGTCATCGGGATAGCCTCCTCCGACGTCAGAATGTACTCCAGCAAACCATACCTCTTGTATGCGCCCAGGAGATGGGTTTGGCTCTCTAGCAATTCTAATAGGCTGGAAGGTCAAACGCTCGTCATCCAAAGACAAGGCGTGCCTGACACAGCAAACATTCCTAGGAATAGTATGATCATCAAGAAATTTCACAGGAAAAAACAATAGATGGATCACCGCCCGCAATTCCTCAATCGGAACTCCTAAGGCATCTACTGTATCAAAGAGGCCAACAAAGGCTATGCTAACATCGTGACGACCCATTGCATATAGATTTTCATAGTAATCAAATCTAGAGCGATAAAAATACCTGCTGAGCAAACGAAATAGATAAATTATTTTGTTACTGAGTCTATGAACTAGGTTTTTTGAGGCCGTCTCCGAAGTTGCTTGAAAAGCGTTCCACGCGGCCCTTACAGCTCGCTCCCTATGCAACTGTGAGCCGTGGATCCGTGGCAAGAGCCCTCTTTTGGCAATAAATTCGATTAGCAAACGAATTGTGAAGGCGCCGCGGCTGAAACCGAACATGTAAATTTCGCAATCAGGCTCCCAGTGCCACGACAGAAACCAATAAAGCCTTCGAACGTTAGCAGGGACACCAAATCCGGTTGCGCTGTCGAGCCATGCCAAAGGGAGAAAGGACTCTGTTCCCACTCCTGGAATGTAGCAAACGACCTGGTCTTGAGAAATTTCCAGCGCTTCCATGATGCGCGCGATGTTTGAAACTTGAACCCTAAGCCCGTTTCCCGTGCCGTCCGCGAGAAGAACAATTTTTTTGGCCATAGCCAAACCTCAAATAACATTAGCTGCTACGCGAAAAATCGTAGGACCGTTCGCAGCACTCGGCAAGCGCGTTGGATGTCTTGGCGCGGGGCGGATTTTCGCTTATGCCAAGGCGACGCTCGTCCAAGCGAAGGACTGTCAATGTTTCCCAAGCCCGTCCCGAATTTGCGCCCCAACACATTCGAATATGAACAAGCGCCGCTCATCAAATCGACCGGCTTTCGCGAATATGACGCGCGCTGGCTGTTTGGCGCCGACCTCAATTTGATGGGCGTGCAGGCGCTCGGCATGGGCCTCGGCGCGCTGCTGCGCGAATTGGGCGTCGCGCCCGAGATCGTCGTCGGCCACGACTATCGCAGCTATTCTTCTTCTATCAAGCTCGCGCTTGTAAGCGGCCTGATGGCCGCTGGCGTGCGCGTGCGCGACATCGGCCTCGCTTTGTCGCCGATGGCCTATTTCGCCCAGTTCGATCTCGATGTCGCGGCGGTCGCGATGGTGACGGCCTCGCATAACGACAATGGTTGGACGGGCGTGAAAATGGGCGCGCGCCGTCCGGTGACCTTCGGGCCGGAGGAGATGGGCCGTCTGAAGGAGATCGTTCTCGCCGGCGAATTTCACGAGGCGGAAGGCGGCTCTTATCGTTACATCGAGAATTTCGGGGCGCGCTACATTGACGATCTCACCCGTCGGCCGCCGTTCACGCGCAAGATGAAGGTCGTCGCCGCCTGCGGCAATGGCACCGCCGGCGCCTTCGCGCCGCAGATGCTGGCGCGCCTCGGCTGCGACGTCATTCCGCTAGACGTGACGCCGGACTACACTTTCCCGCGCTACAATCCGAACCCTGAAGATTTGCATATGCTGCACGCGATCGCCGACAAGGTGCGCGAGACCGGCGCCTGCGTCGGCCTTGGCTTCGACGGCGACGGCGATCGCTGCGGCGTCGTTGACAATCATGGCGAGGAGATTTTCGCCGACAAGATCGGCGTCATGCTGGCGCGCGATCTCTCGAAGGTCCATCCGAACGCGTCATTCGTCGTCGACGTGAAATCGACGGGACTTTTCGCGACGGACCCGGAGCTCGTCGCCCGCGGCGTCGTCACGGAATATTGGAAGACCGGACATTCTTACATCAAGCGCCGCGTCAGCGAGAAGAAGGCGCTCGCCGGATTCGAAAAGTCGGGGCACTTCTTCTTCAACGAGCCGATCGGACGCGGCTATGACGACGGGCTGCTCACCGCCGTGCATGTCCTCGAAATGCTCGATCGCAATCCAACGAAGTCGATGGCCGAACTCTACGCCGAGCTGCCGAAGACCTGGGGCTCGCCGACGATGTCGCCGCATTGCGACGACGAAAAGAAATATGGCGTGATCGACAAGGTGACGGCGCGCATCGAGGCGATGCGCGCGCAGGGCGAGCAGATCATCGGTCAGCCGATCCGCGACGTCGTCACCATCAATGGCGTGCGGGTGACGGTCGCCGACGGCACCTGGGGCCTCGTGCGCGCATCGTCGAACAAGCCGGAACTCGTCGTCGTGGTCGAAAGTCCCGTCTCGCCGTCGCGCATGAAGGAGATGTTTACGGCGATCGACGCCGTGCTGCGCGAAAATCCCGAGGTCGGCGCTTACAACCAGACGATTTAGAGCCGCGCGGAGGCGTTCGGGTTCTCGACAAATCCGACGCGGCGCCGAAAGTAGAACCGATGCAGCGCGCGCTCCTCGCCGACGTCCAGAGCTTTTTGCGATTCTATACGCGCCTTTCAATCGGGGAGGGCGCGCATGCGCCGCTTGATTTCGCGCGCATGGCGCCTGCGCTGCCGATCGCCGGCGCCTTGATCGGGACCACAGCCGCCGCGGGTCTGATCGTGGCGCGCGCCTGTCATCTTCCTGCGCTCGTCTGCACGCTCGTCGTGGTCGCGGTCCTCGCGCTGGCCACAGGCGCGCTGCACGAGGACGGACTCGCGGATGTGGCGGACGGGTTCGGCGGCGGCGCGACGCGCGAGTCGAAGCTCGCCATTATGCGCGACAGCCGCGTTGGGACCTATGGCGCCCTGGCATTGTGTTTCTCGATCCTGCTGCGCGTCGCGGCGCTCGCGTCGATTCTGGAGCGAAGCGGGACGCTCGCGGCCGGCGCCCTCATCTTCGCGGGCGCCTTGTCGCGCGTCGCTGGATTGGCGCCGATAATGTGGCTTCCGCCAGCGCGCGCTGATGGTCTGGGCGCGACCGTCGCTGCGCCCTCGCGCGAGATTTGGACTCGCGCCTGGCTTGTCGCCGCCGGCTTTGGTCTCGCGCCGTGGCTCGCCGGCGCCGGCTTCATCCAGATCGCGGTCGCGATCTTCGCCGCCTTCGTCGTCGCTGCGCTTATCACCAACCTCTCAAAAAAGCAGATTGGCGGCTACACGGGCGATGTGCTTGGCGCCGCGCAGCAGCTTGCCGAGATCGCCGCTCTGGCGGCGCTGTCGGCAGCGTGATCCGTCAGTTTGTTTCGGCCGGTTCCGCGAGTTTCGCCGTTTCGGCGAAGCGCGCCCGAGCGGCGCGCACTTCGCCGACGGCGTCGAGTAGGGTTTCAATTCCGGCGCCAGGCGCAACGGCCTCGAGCGCCAGCCGTCGGCGGAACGACCGCGCGCCCGGCATTCCAGCAAATAGCCCGAGAAGATGGCGCGTCATGGCGGCCAGCCGCTCCCCCTGTGCGAGCTGCCGCTCGACATAGGGAAGGAAGGCGCCGACGGCCTCGAAGAGGTCTGCCGCCGGCGCGGGCTCGCCGAACAATTGCTGATCGACCGCAAGGAGCAGGGCGGTGTCATGATAGGCCGCGCGCCCGATCATCACGCCGTCGACGAAACTGAGTTGCTCCTGCATTTGCGACATGCGCGTCAGTCCGCCGTTGATGGCGATCGGGACGTCCGGCATGGCCTGCTTGAGACGGTGCACGAGGGCGTAGTCCAGGGGCGGGACGTCGCGGTTTTCCTTTGGCGAGAGCCCCTTGAGCCAGGCCTTTCGCGCATGGACGAACAGCGCGTCGGCGCCGCTTTCGACGCAGGCTTCCGCAAGCGCGAAGAGCGCCTGCTCCGGCTCCTGATCGTCGACGCCGATGCGGCATTTCACCGTGACGGGAATGTCGACGGCGTCCTTCATCGCCTTGACGCAGTCGCCGACCAGCGCAGGCTCGCGCATCAGACAGGCGCCGAATGCGCCGTTCTGCACGCGATCCGAGGGGCAGCCGACGTTAAGATTGACTTCCGCGTAACCGAATGTCTCGACAATCGCCGCCGACTTTGCGAGCGCGGCCGGTTCGGCGCCGCCGAGCTGCAGGGCGACGGGCTGCTCAAACGGATCAAACGCCATCAGCCGGGCCCGATCGCCATGGATCACCGCGCCCGTCGTCAGCATTTCCGTGTACAGGCGCGCGCGGCGCGACAGCAGCCGATGGAAGTATCGGCAGTGCCGATCCGTCCAATCCATCATCGGCGCCACGGAGAATCTAATCTCTTGATTGGTAAGCATTATCTCTTGACGCTCAACGGCATGGGCCGCGTCGTGCGCATTCCCTTTTATGCCTCGATACGACACTTTTCGCGACTTTTCGACTTCTCAGCGCACACAGACCGCACCCGAAATGGCGGCGTTTACGAAGCTGATCGCGGTGAATCTCCAACCAAATGCGCGCGAAGGAGCGCCAAGACGTTCGGCGATTTCATGCGTCTCCGTCGGCAGGACCTTCAGGATGTAGGAAGGCGGATCGTTCGATCAAAACTTCCAGCCTGATCTTTCTCGCGCGACGCCTTGAGAGCTATCAGCGGCGAGCTGAACCGCGAGCGCCGCGTTCAATTCGTCGGGATCGGGCAAGAAAAGGGGCGGGCGTGGAAACGAGAACATCCCATTAACTTAGCCAGGGGTCGCCTATAGGGTTGCGGGCCTTCCCCTCCTTCGCCATATCGGGCGAAGGAGGAGAGGACATGGAACCACCCAATCGGCCTTGTGAGCTCGCCTTGCGTCTGCATGCGCTCGACAGCGAAGATCTTTCGCTCCTGTCGGCGCATTTGCAGGACGCCCTGGTGCGCGTTGGCGACATCGCCTTTCTAGCCGACAAGCGCCGGTTCGCCCTGGTTGGATCGCGTTTCGACTGGGCCGCTGAACTCGACGGGCGACTGGAGCGCTGCCGCTGCGGACTCCAT of Methylocystis sp. SC2 contains these proteins:
- the cobS gene encoding adenosylcobinamide-GDP ribazoletransferase, whose translation is MQRALLADVQSFLRFYTRLSIGEGAHAPLDFARMAPALPIAGALIGTTAAAGLIVARACHLPALVCTLVVVAVLALATGALHEDGLADVADGFGGGATRESKLAIMRDSRVGTYGALALCFSILLRVAALASILERSGTLAAGALIFAGALSRVAGLAPIMWLPPARADGLGATVAAPSREIWTRAWLVAAGFGLAPWLAGAGFIQIAVAIFAAFVVAALITNLSKKQIGGYTGDVLGAAQQLAEIAALAALSAA
- a CDS encoding DUF2235 domain-containing protein, whose protein sequence is MAKKIVLLADGTGNGLRVQVSNIARIMEALEISQDQVVCYIPGVGTESFLPLAWLDSATGFGVPANVRRLYWFLSWHWEPDCEIYMFGFSRGAFTIRLLIEFIAKRGLLPRIHGSQLHRERAVRAAWNAFQATSETASKNLVHRLSNKIIYLFRLLSRYFYRSRFDYYENLYAMGRHDVSIAFVGLFDTVDALGVPIEELRAVIHLLFFPVKFLDDHTIPRNVCCVRHALSLDDERLTFQPIRIAREPNPSPGRIQEVWFAGVHSDVGGGYPDDMAAHVPLCWLLQEAFNSVEQDPLRVLKFHPGALERFNELATPFGPLHSSRSGAGRIYRWAQRVNTLHDAVGNPYCNPIVHFSVIERLVDPNYDYQPLLITKQYAVWMPSGFITRPNTEPKEVARKVDSEFNSTTVRRVEPELGLVEGAIESLGTPAPVEMEIALNYVWLNRIGYYFFVALFITVLALPVIAPVIEDFNKGIWSQISVVALPFQWLLRVLGPIGDALSRFLSGFENVLRGVGDIILSFTPTFLYAHVETALNHPFFCIALGLYYFLLRQRSDWYQNAIRYHARLAWNIKNDKIKEGPTRAPSPTSNIVRELRNLFGAGSVLGVSRAILGYIYAIAFIFVPVLVAANRIGFNYLAGSGSVCEGSSLPEWVSRGSGRFTTSDPCWASGWMLEHGAVYRLTISIDPKSDDPWLDQLMLTDPYGFDSKGWVQTAGVALRRWPSAAWFHPIARIGARGISEWPLVPIDGGGALSPRGRRCSVLPLNYSETAEHKSFCANHPGVKSCVDGGLSLSIDPLPADELDAAKTAWARDSYSYDGKSCDSVFPRKTFVSEFVASDTGELFLFVNDAAHVSLDGRKQIFYDNNTGTAKVTIERLPRDAARATTASAP
- the hrpB gene encoding ATP-dependent helicase HrpB, whose product is MLHDLSSLPIDDALPAIRATLEASSNLVVVAPPGAGKTTRIPLALLGAEWAKGGKLILLEPRRLAARAAASRMAATLGESVGETIGLRMRLESKVSARTRVEVVTEGVFARMILDDPALEGVSGVLFDEYHERSLDADLCLALALDAQAGLRDDLRLIAMSATLDGARVAALMDAKTIESQGRAFDVETRYLGRDADARIEDAMTRAILRALREERGSILAFLPGQGEIMRVASRLAESRLPDDIDVAPLYGALDRGEQDLAIAPARPGRRKIVLATSIAETSLTIDGVRVVVDSGLARVQRFEPDLELSRLETVRAARASVDQRRGRAGRTEPGVCYRLWDEPQTAALPAFAAPEILDADLSGLALDLAAWGVSDPGDLKWLDPPPAPAWKEAVALDRELGALDDDGRLTDMGRAMRALPLAPRLARMALEAAGHGEAKRAAELAMLLSERGIGGADADLSHRLERLHGENAKRARDALRLAAQWARQAMAAAGVLPPPQPSPANAGEGVDSALHRERAKGRSLSSPLPRSGGGTGRGQLSDGALIALAYPDRIAKSRGARGEFLMANGRAAILPIEDPLSRAPFLAVAELTGRAAQARILAACALTSDEVEAIAADRIETRDETIFDAASASLRRRAFRRLGAIRLSERNLAVEASDENARMLARGVASLGVARLPWTKAQMQRRDRVDFLRRAEGDEWPDLSDAALAASADDWLAPFIHGRASLADISADDLEAALAELLPYELSRRLDAEAPAYFETPAGARHALDYSTENGPILAVRVQELYGLSIHPTLARGRAPLTLELLSPAHRPIQTTRDLPSFWKGSWSEVKKEMRGRYPRHLWPDDPAAAQPTTRAKPRGG
- a CDS encoding phosphomannomutase/phosphoglucomutase; this translates as MFPKPVPNLRPNTFEYEQAPLIKSTGFREYDARWLFGADLNLMGVQALGMGLGALLRELGVAPEIVVGHDYRSYSSSIKLALVSGLMAAGVRVRDIGLALSPMAYFAQFDLDVAAVAMVTASHNDNGWTGVKMGARRPVTFGPEEMGRLKEIVLAGEFHEAEGGSYRYIENFGARYIDDLTRRPPFTRKMKVVAACGNGTAGAFAPQMLARLGCDVIPLDVTPDYTFPRYNPNPEDLHMLHAIADKVRETGACVGLGFDGDGDRCGVVDNHGEEIFADKIGVMLARDLSKVHPNASFVVDVKSTGLFATDPELVARGVVTEYWKTGHSYIKRRVSEKKALAGFEKSGHFFFNEPIGRGYDDGLLTAVHVLEMLDRNPTKSMAELYAELPKTWGSPTMSPHCDDEKKYGVIDKVTARIEAMRAQGEQIIGQPIRDVVTINGVRVTVADGTWGLVRASSNKPELVVVVESPVSPSRMKEMFTAIDAVLRENPEVGAYNQTI
- a CDS encoding TIM44-like domain-containing protein translates to MSRFFALRRGSLFSLALAALLALAPAIAEARMGGGGSFGSRGSRSWSAPPSTRTMPGQASPFERSVTPRAIPDAAGPRQGAFGGAFGRGMLGGLAGGLLGAGLFGLLTGHGLFGGMMGFMSIIGLLLQIALIVFLARMAFNWWTRRNANAMAGAGHRPSPGFTSPFMARAPFGAAGFGSGAAPEAAMATPIKIAAEDFNAFERLLGEAQGAYSREDLGALRGMSTPEMASYFDDELEDNRRKGVINRVSDVKLLQGDLSEAWREGVDEYATVAMRFALNDVIEDRATGKPVPGSPGPTETSEAWTFRRPAGAGPQEWKLSAIQQAA
- the dusA gene encoding tRNA dihydrouridine(20/20a) synthase DusA, coding for MLTNQEIRFSVAPMMDWTDRHCRYFHRLLSRRARLYTEMLTTGAVIHGDRARLMAFDPFEQPVALQLGGAEPAALAKSAAIVETFGYAEVNLNVGCPSDRVQNGAFGACLMREPALVGDCVKAMKDAVDIPVTVKCRIGVDDQEPEQALFALAEACVESGADALFVHARKAWLKGLSPKENRDVPPLDYALVHRLKQAMPDVPIAINGGLTRMSQMQEQLSFVDGVMIGRAAYHDTALLLAVDQQLFGEPAPAADLFEAVGAFLPYVERQLAQGERLAAMTRHLLGLFAGMPGARSFRRRLALEAVAPGAGIETLLDAVGEVRAARARFAETAKLAEPAETN